A single window of Halobacillus naozhouensis DNA harbors:
- a CDS encoding alpha/beta hydrolase family protein yields MKEFGYRREDESMNRKGKIIGLLLAIMLLMIGCSSQSDQSQTDQRKSEDGGVPMEGLEGSWSGTINVPNQPLPIMTTFEKGDGWNGAISNPVQGVKDYPFSEVKVNASAIFFHMELAGQTISFEGEKEGDTIAGTFTQQGQSFPFELKKGSSETDAEEEEKGQFLSVDTNEGKLYGELETPEEEGPHPVVVIIPGSGPTDRNGNSATLQGKNNSLKLLAESLAEQGIASVRYDKRGVGKNQGAAIPETELRFDQFAQDAQAWIDMLNEKGQFSKVGVMGHSQGSLVGMLAIAEADVDAFVSIAGAGRPINEVLYDQLKASLPEDLKKQSKQILEELKAGERVEQVPKELQSVFRSSVQPFLSSWMQYNPAQEIQKLDIPVLIINGKRDLQVPISEAEELHEAKADAELLLIEKMNHVLKEAPEDRTGNLQTYSNPDLPLADGLVKGIVNFFRNTEFLK; encoded by the coding sequence ATGAAGGAGTTTGGTTATCGCAGAGAGGATGAGTCGATGAATAGGAAGGGGAAAATCATTGGTCTACTGCTTGCTATCATGCTATTGATGATAGGCTGCAGCAGCCAATCCGATCAAAGCCAAACGGATCAGCGTAAATCAGAAGATGGAGGAGTGCCCATGGAAGGTCTGGAAGGCAGTTGGAGTGGAACGATAAATGTACCTAATCAGCCATTACCCATCATGACTACTTTTGAAAAAGGGGACGGATGGAATGGAGCGATAAGCAATCCGGTCCAGGGTGTAAAGGACTATCCGTTTTCTGAGGTAAAGGTTAATGCGTCAGCTATTTTTTTTCACATGGAGTTAGCTGGCCAAACGATCAGCTTTGAGGGGGAGAAAGAGGGAGATACGATAGCAGGAACCTTTACACAGCAAGGTCAATCGTTTCCTTTTGAACTGAAAAAGGGATCGTCTGAAACGGATGCTGAAGAGGAGGAAAAGGGGCAATTTCTTAGTGTCGATACGAATGAAGGGAAGTTGTATGGGGAGCTTGAGACTCCAGAAGAAGAGGGGCCACATCCAGTGGTGGTCATTATTCCGGGTTCAGGACCCACTGACCGTAACGGTAATTCTGCCACCCTTCAAGGAAAAAACAACAGTTTGAAGCTTTTAGCTGAGTCATTAGCTGAACAAGGAATAGCTAGTGTGCGCTACGATAAGCGTGGTGTAGGGAAAAACCAAGGTGCGGCGATTCCTGAAACTGAACTTCGGTTTGATCAATTTGCCCAGGATGCTCAGGCCTGGATAGACATGTTAAACGAGAAGGGTCAATTTTCTAAAGTAGGTGTGATGGGGCATAGTCAAGGGTCTCTCGTTGGCATGCTGGCAATAGCCGAAGCAGACGTTGACGCCTTTGTATCGATCGCAGGTGCTGGTCGCCCGATCAATGAAGTTCTCTATGATCAGCTAAAAGCTAGCCTCCCCGAAGACTTGAAAAAGCAAAGCAAGCAAATTCTAGAAGAGCTAAAGGCAGGTGAACGGGTAGAGCAGGTACCGAAGGAATTACAAAGCGTATTCCGCTCGTCTGTTCAACCTTTCCTGTCTTCATGGATGCAGTATAACCCTGCTCAGGAAATACAGAAACTAGATATCCCAGTCCTGATCATTAATGGAAAGCGCGATCTTCAAGTTCCCATTTCAGAGGCTGAAGAGTTACATGAGGCAAAAGCCGATGCTGAACTATTATTAATCGAAAAAATGAATCACGTGTTAAAAGAGGCTCCTGAGGATCGAACGGGGAATTTACAGACGTATTCCAATCCAGACCTGCCGTTAGCAGATGGCCTGGTAAAAGGAATAGTCAATTTTTTTAGGAATACTGAATTTTTAAAATAA
- a CDS encoding VOC family protein has translation MRIKRIVANVETQDLTKARYFYEEVLGLDQLMNMEFIATYGSHEKMDTQISFLSEGGSGTPVPDLSIEVDDLDHALARIKEAEIPIEYGPTQEPWGVRRFYVRDPFGKLVNILVHL, from the coding sequence ATGAGGATTAAACGAATTGTTGCCAATGTGGAAACACAGGATTTAACCAAAGCAAGGTACTTCTACGAGGAAGTACTTGGACTTGATCAATTAATGAATATGGAATTTATTGCAACCTACGGCTCGCATGAGAAAATGGACACCCAAATTAGTTTCCTTTCAGAAGGTGGCTCCGGGACACCGGTGCCTGATTTGTCAATTGAGGTTGATGATCTTGATCATGCATTAGCTCGGATAAAAGAAGCTGAAATTCCAATTGAGTACGGACCAACTCAGGAGCCTTGGGGTGTGCGGCGTTTTTACGTGAGAGATCCGTTCGGGAAACTCGTCAATATTTTAGTCCATCTATAA